One window of Medicago truncatula cultivar Jemalong A17 chromosome 2, MtrunA17r5.0-ANR, whole genome shotgun sequence genomic DNA carries:
- the LOC11434818 gene encoding classical arabinogalactan protein 1 yields MSRTCMMMLLVAMFIFTAVAESPTTSPKVSSLTTPAAAPSPSSVSPLSPSSVSSPPAHAPAPAPRKSGAVSHGFSFVGIFVVALGATALIL; encoded by the coding sequence ATGTCTCGCACTTGCATGATGATGCTCTTGGTAGCAATGTTCATTTTCACCGCCGTCGCAGAATCTCCAACGACATCTCCCAAAGTTTCTTCTTTGACTACCCCAGCTGCTGCTCCATCTCCATCATCGGTGTCTCCTCTCTCTCCATCGTCGGTATCTTCTCCTCCTGCTCATGCTCCTGCTCCTGCACCTCGCAAAAGTGGTGCTGTTTCCCATGGATTCTCATTTGTTGGGATCTTTGTTGTCGCCCTTGGGGCGACCGCTTTGATTCTTTGA
- the LOC11418835 gene encoding bifunctional riboflavin biosynthesis protein RIBA 1, chloroplastic, producing MASTLNLSSCSSSPLLSCPRPSNHFKLFNDFPLVKLNYKSSSTHSAAFRVKSALASGGGDLLSYPKNTNDIIIGKDLVVGTQSILVQEQSNGTPTSDSGIPSTFFSADYNDYDLDIPAEGFSSIPEAIEDIRQGKMVVVVDDEDRENEGDLIMAAELATPEAMAFIVKHGTGIVCVSMNEEDLDRLELPLMVDSKANADKLRTAFTVTVDAKHGTTTGVSAQDRATTVLALASRDSTPADFNRPGHIFPLKYRDGGVLKRAGHTEASADLTILAGLEPVAVLCEIVDDDGSMARLPKLREFAKRENLKIVSIADLIRYRRKRDQLVERSSAARIPTMWGPFTSYCYKSLLDGIEHIAMVKGDIGDGEDVLVRVHSECLTGDIFGSARCDCGNQLALAMEQIEAAGRGVLVYLRGHEGRGIGLGHKLRAYNLQDDGRDTVEANEELGLPVDSREYGIGAQILRDLGVQSMKLMTNNPTKYVGLKGYGLTVSGRIPLLTLITSENKRYLETKRTKMGHVYGMELNNGNGKTNTVEESNVVAGF from the exons ATGGCTTCTACTTTGAATCTCTCTTCGTGTTCTTCCTCACCTCTCCTCTCTTGTCCAAG GCCATCCAATCACTTCAAATTGTTCAATGATTTCCCTCTTGTCAAACTGAATTATAAATCTTCCTCAACTCACAGTGCTGCGTTTAGAGTTAAATCTGCATTGGCATCTGGAGGGGGTGACCTACTTTCGTATCCCAAAAACACCAATGATATTATCATTGGCAAAGATCTCGTTGTTGGTACTCAATCTATTCTAGTCCAGGAACAATCTAATGGAACCCCGACATCAGACTCAGGGATACCAAGCACTTTTTTCTCTGCTGACTACAATGACTATGATTTGGACATCCCAGCTGAAGGTTTTTCTTCAATCCCTGAGGCCATCGAAGATATTCGCCAAGGAAAG ATGGTAGTGGTTGTAGACGATGAAGATAGAGAAAACGAAGGAGACTTGATAATGGCAGCAGAATTGGCAACACCCGAAGCTATGGCTTTTATAGTAAAGCATGGAACTGGCATAGTTTGTGTAAGTATGAATGAAGAGGATCTTGATAGATTGGAGCTTCCTTTGATGGTGGACAGTAAGGCTAATGCTGATAAACTTCGTACCGCATTCACTGTGACCGTG GATGCTAAACATGGTACCACCACAGGGGTGTCAGCTCAAGATAGGGCAACTACAGTATTGGCCCTTGCATCTAGAGATTCAACTCCGGCTGATTTCAACCGACCAGGCCATATTTTCCCACTAAAATACAGGGATGGTGGTGTCTTGAAGAGAGCTGGACATACAGAAGCTTCAGCTGATCTTACCATACTTGCTGGTTTGGAACCAGTGGCAGTTCTGTGTGAGATTGTAGATGATGACGGTTCCATGGCTAGATTACCTAAGCTCCGCGAATTTGCCAAGCgtgagaatttgaaaattgtaTCTATCGCTGACTTGATAAG ATATAGAAGAAAGAGAGATCAATTAGTGGAACGTTCTTCTGCTGCAAGAATACCTACAATGTGGGGGCCATTCACATCATACTGTTATAAGTCTCTGTTAGACGGGATTGAGCATATTGCAATGGTTAAG GGTGACATCGGAGATGGAGAAGATGTTCTTGTGAGGGTACACTCAGAGTGTCTAACTGGAGACATATTTGGATCTGCCAGATGTGACTGTGGAAATCAACTTGCACTTGCAATGGAACAGATTGAGGCTGCCGGTAGGGGAGTACTTGTATATCTACGTGGACATGAAGGAAGGGGTATTGGATTGGGCCACAAGCTCCGTGCTTATAACTTACAGGATGATGGACGCGATACCGTAGAAGCCAATGAGGAGTTGGGATTGCCTGTTGACTCTAGAGAATATGGCATAGGCGCACAG ATACTGAGGGATCTAGGTGTTCAATCTATGAAGTTGATGACAAACAATCCAACAAAATATGTTGGCCTCAAAGGCTATGGTTTGACTGTTTCTGGTAGGATCCCGTTGTTAACTCTTATCACCTCCGAGAACAAGAGATATTTGGAGACCAAACGTACGAAAATGGGCCATGTCTATGGTATGGAACTTAACAACGGCAATGGTAAAACCAATACTGTTGAAGAATCAAATGTTGTTGCTGGCTTTTGA